The genomic DNA GCAAAAAATTTAACGCTCAAATTTGAGCAAACCGATTAACAATCGCGTCGCCCGACGCCAACAGTAACAAAACGATCGGGCGATTGCGATATCTCGCGCAAAGGCGCACAAGGAATTATAATACTATGACGACTCAGAACAAGCTCCATTTCGAAACTCTTCAGCTCCACGTTGGTCAGGAACAGGCAGACCCGGCAACCGATTCTCGCGCAGTTCCTATATACCAGACCACTTCTTACGTGTTCCACAACGCTCAGCACGCTTCTGACCGTTTCCATCTGAAGGATGCAGGCAACATTTACGGCCGCCTCACCAATACCACGCAGGACGTTTTTGAAAAGCGCATCGCTGCTCTCGAAGGCGGTATCGCAGGCCTCGCAGTCGCTTCTGGCGCAGCTGCTCTTACTTATGCCATCACGGCTCTCGCTCGCAAGGGTGACCATGTGGTTGCACAGCGCTCCATTTACGGCGGCACTTACAACCTTTTGGAACATACGCTTTCCAAGTTCGGCATCGAGACGACTTTCGTTGACATCCACAACTTGAAGGAAGTCGAAGGCGCTATCAAGGACAACACGAAGCTCGTCTTTATCGAAACTCTCGGCAACCCGAACTCCGACATCCCGGATATCGAAGCCATTTCCGAACTCGCTCACAAGAACAAGATTCCGGTCGTGATCGACAACACCTTCGGTACTCCGTACTTGATTCGTCCGCTCGAACATGGTGCTGATATCGTCGTGCATTCTGCAACGAAGTTCATTGGCGGTCACGGTACGACTCTCGGCGGCGTGATTGTTGACGGTGGCAAGTTTGATTGGGCTGCATCTGGCAAGTTCCCGCAGTTCACCGAAACGAACCCGAGCTACGGTGTGCCTTTCACGGCAGCAGCTGGCGCAGCAGCTTACATCGTTTACATCCGCGCTATCCTTCTCCGTGACGAAGGTGCAGCAATTTCCCCGTTCAACGCATTCCTTCTCTTGCAGGGCACTGAAACGCTTTCGCTCCGTCTTGACCGTCATGTGGAAAACACCAAGAAGGTTCTCGAATTCCTCTCGAAGCACCCGAAGGTCGCTAAGGTCAACCACCCGAGCTTTGCAGATCATCCGCAGCACGCTCTCTACCAGAAGTACTTCCCGAACGGTGCCGGTTCCATCTTCACGTTCGATGTGAAGGGCGGCCAGGCAGAAGCCTTCAAGTTCATCGACGGCCTCAAGATTTTCAGCTTGCTCGCTAACGTTGCCGACGTGAAGAGCCTCGTTGTTCATCCTTATACAACGACCCACTCCGAACTCACTCCGGCTGAACTTGCCGAAGCTGGTATCTCTCCTGCAACGATCCGTCTCTCCATCGGTACGGAACACTACGAAGATATCATCAACGACCTCGCACAGGCTCTTGACCAGATTTAACAACAACAGTAGACAGTAGGAAGTAGACGGTAGGAAGTTATAGCAAGATAAACTTCACCGCAAGCAAAAATCTTCCTACTTCCTACTTCTAACTTTTAACTAAATAAAAGGATTCTACCATGTCAAAGATTTACTCTTCTGCTGACCAACTTATCGGTCATACCCCGCTTCTTGAACTTTCCCACATCGAAAAGGAAAACAATCTCGAAGCTAAGATTGTGGCAAAGCTTGAATATTTCAACCCGGCTGGATCTGTCAAGGATCGTATTGCTAAGGCAATGATTGACGATGCCGAAGCTTCAGGCAAGCTTAAGCCGGGTTCAGTGATTATCGAACCGACTTCTGGTAACACCGGTATCGGCCTCGCTTCTGTCGCAGCGGCTCGCGGCTACCGCATCATCATCGTGATGCCGGAAACCATGAGTATCGAACGTCGCCAGCTCATGAAGGCTTACGGTGCAGAACTTGTTCTTACCGAAGGAGCCAAGGGCATGAAGGGTGCAATCGCTCGCGCAACGGAACTCTCTCAGGAAATTCCGAACAGCTTTATCCCGGGCCAGTTCGTGAACCCGGCAAACCCGGCCGCTCACAAGGCTACGACCGGTCCGGAAATCTGGGAAGATACCGATGGTAAGGTTGATATTTTTGTCGCTGGTGTTGGCACTGGTGGAACTGTTACGGGTGTTGGCGAATATCTCAAGTCCAAGAATCCGAACGTAAAGATTGTTGCTGTTGAACCGGAATCTTCGCCGGTGCTCTCCAAGGGCACGGCTGGTCCGCACAAGATCCAGGGTATTGGCGCAGGCTTTATCCCGGATACTTTGAACACCTCTGTCTATGACGAAGTGCTCCCGGTCAAGAACGAAGACGCATTCGCCGCAGGCAAGGCTATCGCCAAGGCAGAAGGCATCCTCGTCGGTATCTCTTCTGGTGCAGCTCTCCACGCCGCCATCGAAATTGCAAAGCGTCCGGAAAACAAGGGCAAGAACATCGTCGCACTCCTCCCGGATAGCGGTGACCGTTACCTCTCCACTCCGCTCTTCGCTGACTAATAAGTAGGCAGTA from Fibrobacter succinogenes includes the following:
- the cysK gene encoding cysteine synthase A: MSKIYSSADQLIGHTPLLELSHIEKENNLEAKIVAKLEYFNPAGSVKDRIAKAMIDDAEASGKLKPGSVIIEPTSGNTGIGLASVAAARGYRIIIVMPETMSIERRQLMKAYGAELVLTEGAKGMKGAIARATELSQEIPNSFIPGQFVNPANPAAHKATTGPEIWEDTDGKVDIFVAGVGTGGTVTGVGEYLKSKNPNVKIVAVEPESSPVLSKGTAGPHKIQGIGAGFIPDTLNTSVYDEVLPVKNEDAFAAGKAIAKAEGILVGISSGAALHAAIEIAKRPENKGKNIVALLPDSGDRYLSTPLFAD
- a CDS encoding O-acetylhomoserine aminocarboxypropyltransferase/cysteine synthase family protein; translation: MTTQNKLHFETLQLHVGQEQADPATDSRAVPIYQTTSYVFHNAQHASDRFHLKDAGNIYGRLTNTTQDVFEKRIAALEGGIAGLAVASGAAALTYAITALARKGDHVVAQRSIYGGTYNLLEHTLSKFGIETTFVDIHNLKEVEGAIKDNTKLVFIETLGNPNSDIPDIEAISELAHKNKIPVVIDNTFGTPYLIRPLEHGADIVVHSATKFIGGHGTTLGGVIVDGGKFDWAASGKFPQFTETNPSYGVPFTAAAGAAAYIVYIRAILLRDEGAAISPFNAFLLLQGTETLSLRLDRHVENTKKVLEFLSKHPKVAKVNHPSFADHPQHALYQKYFPNGAGSIFTFDVKGGQAEAFKFIDGLKIFSLLANVADVKSLVVHPYTTTHSELTPAELAEAGISPATIRLSIGTEHYEDIINDLAQALDQI